The following coding sequences are from one Abditibacteriaceae bacterium window:
- a CDS encoding response regulator: protein MAEIKRILLVEDSQNDVELTLSALAENRLANEVVVARDGEEALDYLYRRGIWKLRTEGNPAVVLLDLKLPKVDGLEVLQCLKNDPSLRSVPVVMLTSSNEEQDLVRSYDLGVNAYVVKPVGFSGFVEALREVGVFWAVINQPPPGSIGRVP, encoded by the coding sequence ATGGCAGAAATTAAGCGTATTCTCCTGGTTGAAGACAGCCAGAACGATGTCGAATTAACGCTGTCGGCCCTCGCAGAAAATCGTCTGGCGAATGAAGTTGTGGTCGCTCGCGATGGCGAGGAAGCCCTCGATTATCTTTACCGGCGCGGCATCTGGAAATTGCGCACCGAAGGCAATCCGGCGGTCGTGCTTCTTGATTTGAAGTTGCCCAAAGTCGATGGCCTTGAAGTTCTTCAATGCCTCAAGAATGATCCGTCGCTGCGCTCGGTTCCCGTCGTCATGCTCACGTCGTCCAACGAAGAGCAAGATTTAGTGCGCTCTTACGATCTGGGCGTCAATGCCTATGTTGTTAAACCGGTAGGGTTCAGCGGATTTGTCGAAGCGCTGCGCGAAGTCGGAGTTTTCTGGGCGGTTATCAATCAGCCGCCGCCGGGCAGTATCGGGCGGGTTCCTTAA
- a CDS encoding FecR domain-containing protein — protein sequence MKQLSSRAANNFALKRRGFTLLELVIVVGVLGVLAAFMFGSFNRGRATSRRAQCDVNLKGITLALDAYRAEHGTFPLSLTELVAQKYLPSVDALRCTADARENGSYDEYYVQRGPRDDAQLPILVCPLHEHDAGGSTHGAQAFVGRYTTQFAASPTILESATDTTVVRPDGRGEVAAWSGMPLRGGDRVMTKRNGHAKLRFADGSTATLSPRSDVTVLQSFLDGNANAPLYTLVRQTLGEAVYKVHHGSKFDVATPTVTAGARGTEFRIKVAADGKVDFYLIEGRVVLSTVQRSAWAPLRQTVSVVSGALNLVGLPGLGGLL from the coding sequence ATGAAACAGCTATCTTCTCGTGCCGCAAATAATTTCGCTCTTAAACGCCGTGGCTTTACCCTGCTAGAGCTTGTTATCGTTGTCGGAGTTCTGGGTGTTCTGGCGGCGTTCATGTTTGGCTCGTTCAATCGCGGACGAGCGACCAGCCGACGCGCGCAGTGCGATGTAAACCTGAAAGGCATTACGCTTGCGCTTGATGCTTACCGCGCGGAACACGGAACGTTTCCACTTTCGCTCACCGAATTGGTAGCGCAGAAATATCTGCCGTCGGTCGATGCGCTCCGTTGCACTGCCGATGCTCGGGAAAACGGCTCTTACGACGAATATTATGTGCAGCGCGGCCCGCGCGACGATGCGCAGCTGCCGATCCTGGTCTGCCCGCTTCACGAACACGATGCCGGTGGCAGCACCCACGGGGCGCAGGCATTTGTCGGGCGCTACACCACGCAATTCGCCGCTTCTCCGACAATTCTGGAAAGCGCAACCGACACGACGGTTGTACGCCCCGACGGACGCGGCGAAGTCGCGGCATGGTCGGGAATGCCTTTGCGCGGCGGCGACCGTGTGATGACCAAACGCAACGGGCACGCAAAGCTGCGCTTCGCCGATGGCTCTACGGCCACTCTTTCGCCGCGTTCCGACGTGACGGTGCTCCAAAGCTTTCTCGATGGCAATGCCAACGCGCCGCTTTACACGCTCGTCCGCCAAACGTTGGGCGAAGCGGTTTATAAAGTGCATCACGGTTCCAAGTTCGATGTTGCAACGCCGACGGTGACAGCAGGCGCGCGCGGAACCGAGTTCCGCATCAAAGTTGCAGCCGATGGCAAAGTCGATTTCTACTTGATTGAAGGTCGTGTCGTGCTCTCGACAGTGCAACGCAGTGCGTGGGCACCGCTGCGGCAAACAGTTTCGGTTGTGTCGGGCGCTTTGAATCTGGTTGGTTTGCCAGGATTGGGCGGATTGCTGTAA
- a CDS encoding ATP-binding protein translates to MKPSSFCQSLVLVAAGAAAGVAAARSFLRPHSDGAALPAPPALKISDDAPANSNMQPELQLSLFERAVEASSEGIILVDALAPDQPIIYANSGFERITGYSRAEAVGRNCRFLQGADPDAESRALMRASIDAGRSLRILLRNYRKDGTPFWNDLAISPVRNADGQVTHFVGVQSDATSTIRDRDELRALTEGIEGRIDARTAEISVANRELEAFSYSVSHDLRAPLRHISGFAELLQKRCGNELDDSSQHYLKTIVEAARQAGTLVDDLLSFSRMRRTELRHRTLDMNVLVREVIANLSDESADRSVEWRVEDLPATQADTAMLRQVWQNLLSNALKYSRSRAETVIEIGARVEVNDVEYFVRDNGVGFDMKYVGKLFGVFQRVHSNDEFEGTGIGLANVKRIIERHGGTVRAEGEVEHGATFSFSLPRNQKIS, encoded by the coding sequence ATGAAACCATCTTCCTTCTGTCAATCGCTGGTTCTGGTGGCGGCGGGCGCTGCAGCCGGAGTGGCCGCCGCACGCTCTTTTCTTCGTCCGCACAGCGACGGTGCTGCCCTGCCCGCTCCTCCAGCTTTGAAAATTTCGGACGACGCTCCAGCAAACTCCAACATGCAACCGGAACTCCAACTTTCATTATTTGAACGTGCCGTCGAGGCGTCCAGTGAGGGAATTATTCTCGTTGATGCCCTCGCGCCCGATCAGCCGATTATTTACGCGAACTCGGGTTTTGAACGCATCACCGGATATTCGCGGGCCGAAGCAGTGGGGCGAAACTGCCGTTTTCTGCAGGGCGCCGACCCCGATGCCGAATCACGCGCACTGATGAGGGCATCAATTGATGCAGGGCGCTCGCTGCGCATTCTGTTGCGTAACTATCGCAAAGACGGCACGCCGTTCTGGAACGATCTGGCGATTTCTCCGGTGCGCAATGCCGACGGCCAGGTCACGCATTTTGTCGGAGTTCAATCGGATGCGACTTCGACGATTCGCGATCGCGATGAACTTCGCGCGCTCACTGAAGGCATCGAAGGCCGCATCGACGCGCGCACAGCCGAAATTTCGGTGGCCAACCGCGAGTTGGAAGCCTTTTCTTATTCGGTGTCGCATGACTTGCGCGCCCCTTTGCGTCATATTTCGGGGTTTGCCGAGTTGTTGCAGAAACGATGCGGTAACGAACTCGATGACAGCAGCCAGCACTATTTGAAAACCATTGTTGAGGCCGCGCGTCAGGCCGGAACACTTGTCGATGATTTGCTGTCGTTTTCTCGGATGCGCCGCACCGAATTGCGCCACCGCACGCTCGACATGAATGTCCTCGTGCGCGAAGTGATCGCGAATCTCAGCGACGAAAGTGCCGACCGTTCTGTCGAATGGCGCGTGGAAGACTTGCCCGCAACTCAGGCCGATACCGCCATGCTGCGGCAAGTGTGGCAGAACCTGCTTTCCAATGCGCTCAAATATTCCCGCTCCCGTGCCGAGACCGTGATTGAAATCGGGGCGCGCGTCGAGGTAAACGATGTCGAATACTTCGTGCGTGACAACGGCGTCGGATTTGATATGAAATATGTAGGAAAATTATTTGGCGTATTCCAACGCGTGCACTCGAACGACGAGTTCGAAGGAACTGGCATAGGCCTGGCGAACGTCAAGCGAATCATTGAACGGCATGGCGGAACGGTGCGGGCCGAAGGCGAAGTGGAGCACGGCGCAACATTCTCGTTCTCATTGCCACGCAATCAAAAAATTAGTTAA
- a CDS encoding GNAT family N-acetyltransferase, which yields MQIVAIERQHLPTCATLFAAVFCAAPWNESWTSESALVRLQRCLDTPGSFGLMAQNEAELVAFALGYIEPWEATAHFYLKEMCVDVACQRKGIGKQLIAALERELQAQNVARIFLHTARESIAQSFYEKCGFYVSPRMIQMSKRLPSDSD from the coding sequence ATGCAAATTGTTGCCATCGAGCGCCAGCATTTGCCGACATGCGCGACGCTTTTTGCGGCTGTTTTCTGTGCCGCACCGTGGAACGAGTCTTGGACGAGCGAAAGCGCTCTCGTGCGGTTGCAGCGCTGCCTTGATACCCCCGGCTCCTTCGGATTGATGGCCCAAAATGAAGCGGAGTTGGTTGCATTTGCGCTCGGTTATATCGAACCCTGGGAGGCAACGGCACATTTTTATCTGAAGGAAATGTGTGTCGATGTTGCTTGCCAGCGCAAAGGCATTGGCAAGCAGTTGATTGCAGCGCTGGAGCGAGAACTACAAGCGCAAAATGTCGCGCGAATTTTTCTGCACACGGCGCGCGAAAGCATCGCGCAAAGCTTTTATGAAAAGTGCGGTTTTTACGTCAGCCCGCGCATGATACAAATGTCGAAACGTTTGCCTTCCGATTCGGACTAA
- a CDS encoding PHP domain-containing protein: protein MIDLHAHTTASDGSVSPHDLVKMASERGLDALGITDHDTLFGWDDALAAGARYGVEIVPGVELSTSYELGRFHVLGYYVSAASPLATVLERLQAARADRNGEIYQNLRSLGVGVEESAVRALAGPNGLVGRPHFARAMMEAGHVASVQQAFDDYLADGKPGYATKSVLTPRDAIRFIHDAGGVAIWAHPPLGRKHSYEELEERVTELKGWGLDGLEIYYSRYTAEDSEWARAMVEKFGMLGTGGSDYHGVSKPDIELGRVQDDLTVPNDVLIQLKARRDAIRAS, encoded by the coding sequence ATGATTGATCTTCACGCGCACACAACAGCTTCCGATGGTTCGGTTTCGCCACACGATCTGGTGAAGATGGCGAGTGAACGCGGGCTGGACGCGCTTGGCATCACCGATCACGACACGCTTTTCGGTTGGGATGACGCGCTTGCAGCCGGCGCGCGCTACGGCGTCGAAATCGTGCCTGGTGTCGAGCTGTCCACGTCGTATGAACTGGGGCGCTTTCACGTTTTGGGTTACTACGTCAGCGCCGCTTCGCCGCTGGCTACTGTCCTCGAACGCTTGCAGGCTGCACGCGCCGACCGCAACGGCGAGATTTATCAAAATCTGCGTTCGCTGGGCGTGGGTGTCGAAGAATCGGCGGTGCGCGCCCTCGCTGGGCCAAACGGCCTCGTCGGGCGCCCACACTTCGCGCGTGCCATGATGGAAGCGGGACATGTGGCGTCGGTTCAGCAAGCCTTCGATGATTATCTTGCCGATGGTAAGCCTGGCTACGCGACGAAATCGGTTCTCACGCCGCGCGACGCCATTCGCTTTATCCATGATGCGGGCGGCGTTGCCATCTGGGCGCATCCGCCGCTGGGCCGCAAGCATTCCTACGAAGAACTGGAAGAGCGGGTCACTGAACTCAAGGGTTGGGGACTCGACGGATTGGAAATTTATTATTCGCGCTACACCGCAGAAGATTCGGAATGGGCGCGCGCAATGGTCGAAAAGTTCGGCATGCTCGGAACCGGCGGCAGCGATTATCACGGCGTTTCCAAACCCGACATCGAACTGGGCCGCGTGCAGGATGACCTCACTGTTCCCAATGACGTTTTAATTCAATTAAAAGCCCGCCGCGATGCGATTCGGGCTTCCTAA
- the cysC gene encoding adenylyl-sulfate kinase, which produces MHKGFVLWFTGMSGAGKSTLAERLHAEFARRGYRVELLDGDEVRTHLSAGLSFSKTDRDINVRRIGWVCRLLARNEVIAISAAISPYRDVRDEIKAAAHADGADFVEVFASCDVETLASRDVKGLYKKALAGEIPHFTGISDPYEAPLSPDVQTNSDRESADESFAKILRHLEERGLISHD; this is translated from the coding sequence ATGCATAAAGGCTTTGTGTTGTGGTTCACGGGGATGTCGGGAGCGGGTAAAAGCACTCTCGCCGAGCGTCTTCACGCCGAGTTTGCGCGGCGCGGCTATCGCGTCGAGTTGCTCGATGGCGATGAGGTGCGCACCCATCTTTCCGCCGGACTTTCATTTTCCAAAACCGACCGTGACATCAACGTGCGCCGTATCGGCTGGGTGTGCCGTTTGTTGGCGCGCAACGAAGTGATTGCGATTTCCGCTGCGATTTCGCCCTATCGTGACGTGCGCGATGAAATCAAAGCCGCCGCGCATGCCGATGGAGCCGATTTCGTCGAAGTGTTTGCGTCCTGCGACGTGGAAACGCTCGCGTCGCGTGATGTCAAAGGGCTTTACAAGAAAGCGCTCGCCGGTGAAATTCCGCACTTTACCGGCATTTCCGATCCGTATGAAGCGCCGCTTTCGCCCGACGTGCAGACCAACAGCGACCGCGAAAGCGCCGACGAGTCGTTTGCGAAAATTCTGCGCCATCTCGAAGAGCGCGGCCTGATTTCTCATGATTGA
- a CDS encoding CHASE2 domain-containing protein: MISAIRRFFLSGPGAGLLCVFFVAALTAMGWLRGIDRGVYDGLFRARGVRYPNPNILIVTVDDATVAREGQWPLSRQTYARLVDSLVRSGVRTVAFDFLFATPSESPEADAAFAAACRRAKRVVHGAAFYVPFIASPTQTITRRADRRPLPERFALKNVGSTLPASDRAANWVSSAEPALQQSSPAAGHVNIYPEWDGALRRIPHVIAYRGAIYPSLALAAATHWEHLSPNDVAVESRAFQFGDTRVPLDGNGESLINWVGGNRAFPTFSLQDVLSGRVPAEAFKDKLVFVGATAAGTFEHRPTPFSPSQPGVEMQANAADDILSTRSLHPVADRWRWACSVLFALLIGTLASTRRAFAGFAMSLGASLLLWQGAVWLLSRDIYFPVATPLLCGLLTYAASTSLNYRRSWEASWRADLSISLLARSSALMATGLDRAGAVAVVEHAACEALGARTARIVFDDASGVLGDVARTLGSDKHATSWPATSRSAPRLAPSKTVHGKPLPSPRARLDDVLALAFDALQLPAKTAHTLVAAPLPDLAREFDEMAQGRHARGVLLVAGRQGKTPDEPFGEREVALAEALARQAGLALENAAYDARLRSRVEAADRDLRDAYAVLESQSTRLAAAAEGVDDALIVIEEDGRASFVNAACARILHGAAPRLGDDVQAVLHANGLGEIAELWNSPPAEGTEDRVGCEVSHVWHQAGDENGDAIEVRSILAAQLVGLETSDGASGDAMLLISDVTAQRELDAMKSDFVAYVAHELRTPLTAMIGFASLLRSDKGHFKPEQRLDMAQSIMRRGERLNRMISELLEVSRLDAGKSLVLNLDYIDVRALCERIVEAQRVAVSNAYEYTMIIDAPSAVMAWVDSDRLDQIVTNLVSNAVKYSPDGGEVRVRIEEMPQSVQLSVSDTGMGMTTEQQSRLFTKYYRTRDALESGIKGTGLGLFLVRELVKAHGGTIEVTSEHGKGTTFTVALPNTEPETSADEFGRADLDRTAGSF, encoded by the coding sequence ATGATTTCAGCGATTCGCCGCTTTTTTCTTTCCGGCCCCGGCGCGGGCCTGCTGTGCGTTTTCTTCGTTGCGGCGCTGACGGCAATGGGATGGCTGCGGGGCATTGATCGCGGCGTTTACGATGGTTTATTTCGCGCCCGCGGCGTGCGCTATCCGAATCCAAATATCCTTATCGTGACGGTCGATGATGCGACTGTCGCTCGTGAAGGGCAATGGCCGCTTTCGCGCCAAACGTATGCCCGACTTGTCGATTCACTGGTGCGCAGCGGGGTACGCACCGTAGCGTTCGACTTTCTTTTTGCCACTCCTTCGGAATCGCCGGAAGCGGATGCCGCCTTTGCCGCTGCCTGCCGCCGCGCGAAACGTGTTGTTCACGGGGCGGCGTTTTACGTGCCTTTTATTGCCTCACCAACGCAAACCATCACACGCCGCGCCGACCGCCGGCCACTTCCCGAACGCTTTGCACTGAAGAACGTGGGCAGCACGCTTCCGGCGTCCGACCGTGCGGCGAACTGGGTTTCGTCGGCAGAACCGGCATTACAACAGTCGTCGCCTGCTGCCGGTCACGTCAATATTTATCCCGAATGGGATGGCGCGCTGCGGCGTATTCCGCACGTTATCGCCTATCGTGGCGCAATTTACCCTTCGCTTGCCCTCGCGGCAGCTACACACTGGGAGCATTTATCGCCGAATGATGTTGCGGTGGAGTCGCGTGCCTTTCAATTCGGCGATACACGCGTGCCGCTCGATGGCAACGGCGAAAGCCTTATCAACTGGGTCGGCGGCAATCGCGCCTTCCCCACTTTTTCGCTGCAAGACGTGCTTTCGGGCCGCGTTCCCGCCGAGGCGTTTAAAGACAAGCTCGTTTTCGTCGGCGCGACGGCAGCAGGCACCTTTGAACATCGACCCACCCCATTTTCACCATCGCAACCCGGTGTGGAAATGCAAGCGAACGCTGCCGACGACATTTTGTCTACGCGCTCTCTTCACCCCGTCGCCGACCGCTGGCGGTGGGCGTGTTCTGTTCTTTTCGCCTTGCTGATCGGCACGCTCGCGTCGACGCGGCGCGCCTTTGCCGGATTTGCCATGTCGCTGGGGGCGAGCCTCCTCTTGTGGCAGGGCGCCGTGTGGCTTTTGTCGCGCGATATTTATTTTCCGGTGGCAACGCCTCTCTTGTGCGGGCTTTTGACCTACGCTGCTTCAACGTCGCTCAACTACCGACGCTCGTGGGAAGCGAGCTGGCGCGCCGACCTTTCGATTTCACTGCTCGCGCGCTCGTCGGCTTTGATGGCCACTGGCCTCGACCGCGCCGGAGCCGTTGCCGTTGTTGAACATGCGGCGTGCGAAGCACTCGGTGCCAGAACGGCGCGCATCGTTTTCGACGACGCCTCCGGCGTTTTAGGCGATGTCGCGCGCACGCTGGGCTCGGATAAACACGCGACCTCCTGGCCAGCAACGTCCCGTTCGGCGCCCCGTTTGGCACCGTCAAAAACAGTTCACGGCAAGCCGCTTCCCTCGCCACGCGCGCGCCTTGATGACGTTCTGGCACTTGCTTTCGACGCTTTGCAATTGCCTGCAAAGACGGCGCACACTCTGGTTGCTGCACCGTTGCCCGACCTCGCGCGCGAGTTCGACGAAATGGCGCAAGGGCGTCACGCGCGCGGCGTATTGTTGGTAGCCGGAAGGCAGGGAAAGACCCCCGACGAACCCTTCGGCGAACGCGAAGTGGCGTTGGCCGAAGCGCTTGCGCGACAAGCCGGGCTGGCGCTGGAAAACGCGGCCTACGACGCGCGCTTGCGGTCGCGCGTCGAAGCCGCCGACCGCGATTTGCGCGACGCCTACGCTGTTCTCGAATCGCAGAGTACCCGGTTGGCGGCGGCAGCTGAAGGCGTAGACGACGCGCTGATTGTTATTGAGGAAGACGGGCGGGCGTCGTTTGTCAATGCCGCGTGTGCACGGATTCTTCATGGCGCGGCGCCTCGCCTCGGCGACGATGTGCAGGCTGTTTTACACGCGAACGGATTGGGAGAGATTGCAGAGTTATGGAACAGCCCGCCTGCCGAAGGCACCGAAGACCGCGTTGGGTGCGAGGTTTCGCACGTATGGCATCAGGCCGGAGACGAAAATGGCGATGCGATTGAAGTACGGTCGATTCTGGCCGCACAACTGGTGGGATTGGAAACATCCGACGGAGCAAGCGGCGACGCGATGTTGCTGATTTCCGATGTGACGGCGCAGCGCGAACTCGACGCGATGAAAAGCGATTTCGTGGCTTATGTCGCCCACGAACTGCGCACTCCGTTGACAGCGATGATCGGTTTCGCATCGCTCTTACGCAGCGACAAAGGCCACTTCAAGCCGGAGCAGCGCCTTGATATGGCGCAAAGCATCATGCGGCGCGGCGAGCGATTGAATCGCATGATTTCGGAACTGCTGGAAGTGTCGCGACTGGATGCCGGAAAAAGTCTGGTTCTCAACCTCGATTACATCGATGTGCGGGCGCTGTGTGAAAGAATCGTCGAAGCACAACGCGTCGCTGTCTCCAACGCCTACGAATACACAATGATCATCGACGCGCCTTCAGCGGTCATGGCGTGGGTCGATTCGGACAGACTCGATCAAATCGTGACCAACCTCGTTTCCAACGCAGTGAAATACTCGCCCGATGGCGGTGAAGTGCGTGTGCGCATTGAAGAAATGCCGCAAAGCGTGCAGCTATCGGTGAGCGATACCGGAATGGGAATGACAACTGAGCAGCAGTCGCGCTTGTTCACCAAATACTACCGCACGCGCGACGCGCTCGAAAGCGGCATTAAAGGCACTGGACTGGGCTTGTTCCTCGTGCGCGAACTGGTAAAGGCTCACGGCGGCACCATCGAAGTGACGAGCGAGCATGGAAAAGGCACGACTTTCACGGTCGCGCTGCCGAACACGGAGCCGGAAACGAGTGCCGATGAATTTGGCAGAGCCGATTTAGACCGTACCGCCGGCTCGTTTTAA
- a CDS encoding ComEA family DNA-binding protein gives MSHESLPQKADKENESPMGGAGEKDARASSSWKTKAAVAAALVLVLLGWWKASVQRSATAPVEFSADEASVPASMPLRGTPKAQGPLAARNANEATIKVHIAGRVKKPGVYALPPNSRIADAIQRAGGAQKDGDVDAINLAAWAEDGSRIEVPPKETAAPAVETPRITRDSLAAADLRAAPRPKRSRVAVLPEAPSKSTVLPAVKFPIDINRADAQTLEALPGVGPSTAQKILAYREENGSFQSVDDLDEVKGIGPVKLEKMRPFVLVR, from the coding sequence ATGTCACACGAATCGTTGCCTCAAAAAGCGGATAAGGAAAACGAATCGCCAATGGGCGGCGCGGGCGAGAAGGACGCACGCGCCAGCAGTTCATGGAAGACGAAGGCTGCCGTTGCCGCAGCACTTGTCCTGGTGCTTCTCGGCTGGTGGAAGGCGTCCGTCCAGCGTAGCGCAACTGCTCCCGTTGAATTCAGCGCCGATGAAGCATCGGTGCCTGCATCAATGCCACTGCGCGGAACGCCAAAAGCGCAGGGGCCGCTCGCTGCACGCAACGCAAATGAGGCGACGATTAAAGTTCACATCGCGGGCCGCGTCAAAAAGCCGGGCGTTTACGCTTTGCCACCGAACTCGCGGATTGCCGATGCCATTCAGCGAGCAGGCGGCGCGCAAAAAGATGGCGACGTCGACGCGATTAATCTCGCGGCGTGGGCCGAAGACGGCTCCCGCATCGAAGTGCCACCGAAGGAAACCGCAGCACCGGCAGTCGAAACCCCGAGAATCACTCGGGATTCCCTCGCGGCTGCGGACTTGCGTGCAGCTCCTCGCCCCAAGCGGTCGCGGGTGGCGGTCCTGCCAGAAGCACCTTCTAAATCGACCGTACTTCCTGCGGTCAAATTTCCCATCGACATCAATCGTGCCGACGCACAAACGCTGGAAGCATTGCCCGGCGTCGGGCCTTCAACGGCGCAAAAAATTCTCGCTTACCGCGAAGAAAACGGCAGCTTCCAAAGCGTCGATGATTTGGACGAAGTCAAAGGCATCGGGCCAGTGAAGCTCGAAAAAATGCGTCCGTTTGTCCTTGTGCGCTGA
- a CDS encoding polyphosphate kinase 2 family protein: MKKTALYTVTPEERVDLHKIDADDTGEYKQKEEPRERLKVLRARLAELQEALYAENKQSLLVVFQAMDTGGKDGATKQLLTGVDPAGVRITSFKAPSLIELQHDFLWRIHAQTPERGVIGVWNRSHYEDVLIVRVHKLIERKTWLDRYDAINAFEKNLVENGTTIVKFFLHISKEEQKARLQARLDRPEKTWKFNPTDLTERALWSEYQHAYEDALSATSTEYAPWHIVSANKKWARDIAVAEAVVEALEKMNPQFPKPDFDPTTIKID; encoded by the coding sequence ATGAAAAAAACTGCTCTTTACACGGTTACTCCGGAAGAACGCGTTGACCTGCACAAAATCGACGCCGACGACACCGGTGAATACAAGCAAAAAGAAGAACCTCGCGAGCGCTTAAAAGTATTGCGCGCGCGTTTGGCCGAATTGCAGGAAGCGTTGTACGCCGAGAATAAGCAAAGCTTGCTCGTTGTTTTTCAGGCGATGGACACTGGCGGCAAAGACGGCGCAACCAAGCAGTTACTTACCGGCGTGGATCCGGCGGGCGTGCGCATTACCAGTTTCAAAGCGCCATCTTTAATTGAATTACAGCACGATTTCCTGTGGCGCATTCATGCCCAGACGCCGGAACGCGGCGTCATTGGCGTCTGGAATCGGTCGCATTACGAAGATGTTCTGATTGTGCGCGTCCACAAGCTCATCGAGCGCAAAACGTGGCTCGACCGTTACGACGCGATTAATGCCTTTGAAAAGAACCTCGTCGAAAACGGGACAACGATTGTCAAGTTCTTTTTGCACATCTCGAAAGAGGAACAAAAAGCGCGTTTGCAAGCGCGATTGGATAGGCCTGAGAAAACCTGGAAATTCAACCCGACCGACCTGACCGAACGCGCACTGTGGAGTGAATACCAACACGCCTACGAAGATGCCCTTTCGGCGACATCGACCGAATACGCGCCATGGCATATCGTATCGGCCAACAAAAAGTGGGCGCGTGACATCGCTGTCGCCGAAGCTGTCGTCGAAGCGCTGGAAAAAATGAACCCGCAATTTCCCAAGCCCGACTTCGACCCGACAACAATCAAAATCGATTAA